The proteins below are encoded in one region of Struthio camelus isolate bStrCam1 chromosome 11, bStrCam1.hap1, whole genome shotgun sequence:
- the LOC104145689 gene encoding relaxin receptor 1-like isoform X1 — translation MKLLLSILPSLFYAATKPDPLRSWPDGRVCPLGQFPCGNLSICLPQALHCNGVEDCDNGADEENCVDNSGWLQILGDMLASRNSRATADAELDACLLELVPERCRCRGRTVDCTARDLSTVPPASSNVTKMDLKKNKICSLLDNQFATFKSLEKLFLQNNKIRSISPKAFAGLFQLKMLFLSHNKITQLKPRLFEDLHRLEWLMLDNNRIARIAPAAFAGLTSLYFLYMLNNSLTKIPNASLCAEAPKLSWLELEGNRIRAVRRAVFQECRDFTVLVLRRNKIRWIQDGTFSKLNRLVELDLSANSLGELPPSLFQGLVGLQQLNISYNPLKQIFPGQFESLPQLRSLSLEGLEIPNIRNVTLQKLTNLSHIYFKKFQYCSYAPHVRSCKPNTDGISSFENLLANIILRVFVWVIACITCFGNLFVICMRSFIVTENSEHTMAIKSLCCADCLMGIYLFVIGAFDLKYSGEYNKHAQVWMASLQCQLVGSLAMLSSEVSVLLLTYVTLEKYFSIVFPFSHYRAGKKQTISMLVIIWLLGLSLSIVPLWCKDSFGNYYGRNGVCFPLQSDVSERPSARGYSTGIYLGLNLVAFITIVFAYTSMFYSIHITASKTAERSVYSREVAIAKRFFFIVFTDALCWIPIFLLKLLSLLQVEIPGTITSWVVIFILPINSALNPILYTITTTSFQEKVKGCLQTKQLELQESRKSFTLVTTQASSA, via the exons AGCCGGACCCGCTTCGCTCGTGGCCAGACGGGCGCGTGTGTCCCCTGGGACAGTTCCCCTGCGGCAACCTCTCCATCTGCTTACCCCAGGCCCTGCACTGCAACGGGGTGGAGGACTGCGACAACGGCGCGGACGAAGAAAACTGCG TGGACAACAGCGGCTGGCTGCAGATCCTGGGGGACATGCTGGCCTCGAGGAACAGCAGAGCGACGGCGGACGCGGAGCTGGACGCCTGCC TGCTGGAGCTGGTCCCGGAGCGGTGCCGCTGCCGGGGAAGGACGGTGGACTGCACGGCGCGGGACCTCAGCACCGTCCCGCCAGCCTCCTCCAACGTGACAAAGAT GgacctgaagaaaaataaaatttgttctcTGCTGGACAATCAGTTTGCTACGTTCAAGAGCCTGGAGAAACT CTTTTTGCAAAACAACAAGATCCGGTCAATCTCCCCCAAGGCCTTTGCTGGACTCTTTCAGCTTAAAATGTT GTTCCTCAGCCACAACAAGATCACCCAGCTGAAGCCCAGGCTTTTTGAGGACCTCCACCGCCTCGAGTGGCT GATGCTGGACAACAACCGGATCGCCCGGATCGCCCCGGCGGCCTTCGCGGGGCTGACGTCGCTCTACTTCTT GTACATGCTGAACAACTCGTTGACCAAGATCCCCAACGCCTCCCTGTGCGCCGAGGCGCCGAAGCTCAGCTGGCT GGAGCTGGAGGGGAACAGGATCCGGGCGGTGCGGAGGGCCGTGTTCCAGGAGTGCCGCGACTTCACGGTGCT GGTTCTGCGCAGAAACAAGATCAGGTGGATCCAGGACGGGACGTTTTCCAAGCTGAACCGGCTGGTGGAGCT AGACCTGTCGGCCAACAGCCTGGGCGAGCTGCCACCATCTCTCTTCCAGGGCCTGGTGGGCCTCCAGCAGCT gaaTATTTCCTACAACCCCTTGAAACAGATCTTCCCAGGCCAGTTTGAAAGCCTGCCCCAGCTGCGGTCCCT GAGCTTGGAAGGGCTGGAGATCCCCAACATCCGCAACGTGACCTTGCAGAAGCTCACCAACCTCTCCCACAT CTACTTCAAGAAGTTTCAGTACTGCAGCTACGCGCCCCACGTGCGCAGTTGCAAGCCCAACACGGACGGCATCTCCTCCTTTGAGAACCTCCTCGCCAACATCATCCTGCGGGTCTTCGTCTGGGTTATCGCCTGCATAACCTGTTTTGGGAACCTCTTTGTCATCTGCATGCGGTCCTTCATTGTCACAGAGAACAGCGAGCACACCATGGCCATCAAGTCCCTGTGCT GTGCAGACTGCCTCATGGGCATCTACCTCTTTGTCATTGGCGCCTTTGACCTCAAATACTCAGGCGAATACAACAAGCACGCCCAGGTGTGGATGGCCAGCCTCCAGTGCCAGCTCGTGGGCAGCCTGGCCATGCTGTCCTCCGAGGTGTCAGTCTTGCTGCTCACATATGTGACCCTGGAGAAATACTTCTCCATTGTTTTCCCATTCAGCCACTACAGAGCTGGCAAGAAACAGACCATCTCTATGCTGGTAATCATCTGGCTTCTGGGCTTATCTCTCAGCATCGTCCCCTTGTGGTGCAAGGACTCCTTTGGCAACTACTATGGGAGGAATGGGGTGTGTTTCCCATTGCAGTCCGACGTGAGTGAGAGGCCCAGCGCCAGGGGCTACTCCACTGGGATCTACCTGG GCTTGAATCTCGTGGCGTTCATCACCATAGTCTTTGCCTACACTAGCATGTTCTACTCCATCCACATCACTGCATCCAAAACAGCGGAAAGAAGCGTCTACTCCCGGGAAGTTGCCATCGCAAAGCGGTTCTTCTTCATTGTCTTCACTGATGCTCTCTGCTGGATACCCATATTCCTCCTCAAGTTGCTTTCCCTGCTCCAGGTGGAAATACCAg GTACCATCACCTCTTGGGTGGTCATTTTCATCCTGCCAATCAACAGTGCCCTGAATCCCATCCTCTACACCATCACCACTACCTCCTTCCAGGAAAAGGTCAAGGGGTGTTTGCAGACAAAGCAGTTGGAGCTGCAGGAGTCCCGGAAGAGCTTTACTCTGGTGACAACACAGGCCAGCAGTGCCTGA
- the LOC104145689 gene encoding relaxin receptor 1-like isoform X4: protein MKLLLSILPSLFYAATKPDPLRSWPDGRVCPLGQFPCGNLSICLPQALHCNGVEDCDNGADEENCVDNSGWLQILGDMLASRNSRATADAELDACLLELVPERCRCRGRTVDCTARDLSTVPPASSNVTKMDLKKNKICSLLDNQFATFKSLEKLFLQNNKIRSISPKAFAGLFQLKMLFLSHNKITQLKPRLFEDLHRLEWLMLDNNRIARIAPAAFAGLTSLYFLYMLNNSLTKIPNASLCAEAPKLSWLELEGNRIRAVRRAVFQECRDFTVLVLRRNKIRWIQDGTFSKLNRLVELDLSANSLGELPPSLFQGLVGLQQLNISYNPLKQIFPGQFESLPQLRSLSLEGLEIPNIRNVTLQKLTNLSHIYFKKFQYCSYAPHVRSCKPNTDGISSFENLLANIILRVFVWVIACITCFGNLFVICMRSFIVTENSEHTMAIKSLCCADCLMGIYLFVIGAFDLKYSGEYNKHAQVWMASLQCQLVGSLAMLSSEVSVLLLTYVTLEKYFSIVFPFSHYRAGKKQTISMLVIIWLLGLSLSIVPLWCKDSFGNYYGRNGVCFPLQSDVSERPSARGYSTGIYLGLNLVAFITIVFAYTSMFYSIHITASKTAERSVYSREVAIAKRFFFIVFTDALCWIPIFLLKLLSLLQVPSPLGWSFSSCQSTVP, encoded by the exons AGCCGGACCCGCTTCGCTCGTGGCCAGACGGGCGCGTGTGTCCCCTGGGACAGTTCCCCTGCGGCAACCTCTCCATCTGCTTACCCCAGGCCCTGCACTGCAACGGGGTGGAGGACTGCGACAACGGCGCGGACGAAGAAAACTGCG TGGACAACAGCGGCTGGCTGCAGATCCTGGGGGACATGCTGGCCTCGAGGAACAGCAGAGCGACGGCGGACGCGGAGCTGGACGCCTGCC TGCTGGAGCTGGTCCCGGAGCGGTGCCGCTGCCGGGGAAGGACGGTGGACTGCACGGCGCGGGACCTCAGCACCGTCCCGCCAGCCTCCTCCAACGTGACAAAGAT GgacctgaagaaaaataaaatttgttctcTGCTGGACAATCAGTTTGCTACGTTCAAGAGCCTGGAGAAACT CTTTTTGCAAAACAACAAGATCCGGTCAATCTCCCCCAAGGCCTTTGCTGGACTCTTTCAGCTTAAAATGTT GTTCCTCAGCCACAACAAGATCACCCAGCTGAAGCCCAGGCTTTTTGAGGACCTCCACCGCCTCGAGTGGCT GATGCTGGACAACAACCGGATCGCCCGGATCGCCCCGGCGGCCTTCGCGGGGCTGACGTCGCTCTACTTCTT GTACATGCTGAACAACTCGTTGACCAAGATCCCCAACGCCTCCCTGTGCGCCGAGGCGCCGAAGCTCAGCTGGCT GGAGCTGGAGGGGAACAGGATCCGGGCGGTGCGGAGGGCCGTGTTCCAGGAGTGCCGCGACTTCACGGTGCT GGTTCTGCGCAGAAACAAGATCAGGTGGATCCAGGACGGGACGTTTTCCAAGCTGAACCGGCTGGTGGAGCT AGACCTGTCGGCCAACAGCCTGGGCGAGCTGCCACCATCTCTCTTCCAGGGCCTGGTGGGCCTCCAGCAGCT gaaTATTTCCTACAACCCCTTGAAACAGATCTTCCCAGGCCAGTTTGAAAGCCTGCCCCAGCTGCGGTCCCT GAGCTTGGAAGGGCTGGAGATCCCCAACATCCGCAACGTGACCTTGCAGAAGCTCACCAACCTCTCCCACAT CTACTTCAAGAAGTTTCAGTACTGCAGCTACGCGCCCCACGTGCGCAGTTGCAAGCCCAACACGGACGGCATCTCCTCCTTTGAGAACCTCCTCGCCAACATCATCCTGCGGGTCTTCGTCTGGGTTATCGCCTGCATAACCTGTTTTGGGAACCTCTTTGTCATCTGCATGCGGTCCTTCATTGTCACAGAGAACAGCGAGCACACCATGGCCATCAAGTCCCTGTGCT GTGCAGACTGCCTCATGGGCATCTACCTCTTTGTCATTGGCGCCTTTGACCTCAAATACTCAGGCGAATACAACAAGCACGCCCAGGTGTGGATGGCCAGCCTCCAGTGCCAGCTCGTGGGCAGCCTGGCCATGCTGTCCTCCGAGGTGTCAGTCTTGCTGCTCACATATGTGACCCTGGAGAAATACTTCTCCATTGTTTTCCCATTCAGCCACTACAGAGCTGGCAAGAAACAGACCATCTCTATGCTGGTAATCATCTGGCTTCTGGGCTTATCTCTCAGCATCGTCCCCTTGTGGTGCAAGGACTCCTTTGGCAACTACTATGGGAGGAATGGGGTGTGTTTCCCATTGCAGTCCGACGTGAGTGAGAGGCCCAGCGCCAGGGGCTACTCCACTGGGATCTACCTGG GCTTGAATCTCGTGGCGTTCATCACCATAGTCTTTGCCTACACTAGCATGTTCTACTCCATCCACATCACTGCATCCAAAACAGCGGAAAGAAGCGTCTACTCCCGGGAAGTTGCCATCGCAAAGCGGTTCTTCTTCATTGTCTTCACTGATGCTCTCTGCTGGATACCCATATTCCTCCTCAAGTTGCTTTCCCTGCTCCAG GTACCATCACCTCTTGGGTGGTCATTTTCATCCTGCCAATCAACAGTGCCCTGA
- the LOC104145689 gene encoding relaxin receptor 1-like isoform X2 — MLLQALHCNGVEDCDNGADEENCVDNSGWLQILGDMLASRNSRATADAELDACLLELVPERCRCRGRTVDCTARDLSTVPPASSNVTKMDLKKNKICSLLDNQFATFKSLEKLFLQNNKIRSISPKAFAGLFQLKMLFLSHNKITQLKPRLFEDLHRLEWLMLDNNRIARIAPAAFAGLTSLYFLYMLNNSLTKIPNASLCAEAPKLSWLELEGNRIRAVRRAVFQECRDFTVLVLRRNKIRWIQDGTFSKLNRLVELDLSANSLGELPPSLFQGLVGLQQLNISYNPLKQIFPGQFESLPQLRSLSLEGLEIPNIRNVTLQKLTNLSHIYFKKFQYCSYAPHVRSCKPNTDGISSFENLLANIILRVFVWVIACITCFGNLFVICMRSFIVTENSEHTMAIKSLCCADCLMGIYLFVIGAFDLKYSGEYNKHAQVWMASLQCQLVGSLAMLSSEVSVLLLTYVTLEKYFSIVFPFSHYRAGKKQTISMLVIIWLLGLSLSIVPLWCKDSFGNYYGRNGVCFPLQSDVSERPSARGYSTGIYLGLNLVAFITIVFAYTSMFYSIHITASKTAERSVYSREVAIAKRFFFIVFTDALCWIPIFLLKLLSLLQVEIPGTITSWVVIFILPINSALNPILYTITTTSFQEKVKGCLQTKQLELQESRKSFTLVTTQASSA, encoded by the exons GCCCTGCACTGCAACGGGGTGGAGGACTGCGACAACGGCGCGGACGAAGAAAACTGCG TGGACAACAGCGGCTGGCTGCAGATCCTGGGGGACATGCTGGCCTCGAGGAACAGCAGAGCGACGGCGGACGCGGAGCTGGACGCCTGCC TGCTGGAGCTGGTCCCGGAGCGGTGCCGCTGCCGGGGAAGGACGGTGGACTGCACGGCGCGGGACCTCAGCACCGTCCCGCCAGCCTCCTCCAACGTGACAAAGAT GgacctgaagaaaaataaaatttgttctcTGCTGGACAATCAGTTTGCTACGTTCAAGAGCCTGGAGAAACT CTTTTTGCAAAACAACAAGATCCGGTCAATCTCCCCCAAGGCCTTTGCTGGACTCTTTCAGCTTAAAATGTT GTTCCTCAGCCACAACAAGATCACCCAGCTGAAGCCCAGGCTTTTTGAGGACCTCCACCGCCTCGAGTGGCT GATGCTGGACAACAACCGGATCGCCCGGATCGCCCCGGCGGCCTTCGCGGGGCTGACGTCGCTCTACTTCTT GTACATGCTGAACAACTCGTTGACCAAGATCCCCAACGCCTCCCTGTGCGCCGAGGCGCCGAAGCTCAGCTGGCT GGAGCTGGAGGGGAACAGGATCCGGGCGGTGCGGAGGGCCGTGTTCCAGGAGTGCCGCGACTTCACGGTGCT GGTTCTGCGCAGAAACAAGATCAGGTGGATCCAGGACGGGACGTTTTCCAAGCTGAACCGGCTGGTGGAGCT AGACCTGTCGGCCAACAGCCTGGGCGAGCTGCCACCATCTCTCTTCCAGGGCCTGGTGGGCCTCCAGCAGCT gaaTATTTCCTACAACCCCTTGAAACAGATCTTCCCAGGCCAGTTTGAAAGCCTGCCCCAGCTGCGGTCCCT GAGCTTGGAAGGGCTGGAGATCCCCAACATCCGCAACGTGACCTTGCAGAAGCTCACCAACCTCTCCCACAT CTACTTCAAGAAGTTTCAGTACTGCAGCTACGCGCCCCACGTGCGCAGTTGCAAGCCCAACACGGACGGCATCTCCTCCTTTGAGAACCTCCTCGCCAACATCATCCTGCGGGTCTTCGTCTGGGTTATCGCCTGCATAACCTGTTTTGGGAACCTCTTTGTCATCTGCATGCGGTCCTTCATTGTCACAGAGAACAGCGAGCACACCATGGCCATCAAGTCCCTGTGCT GTGCAGACTGCCTCATGGGCATCTACCTCTTTGTCATTGGCGCCTTTGACCTCAAATACTCAGGCGAATACAACAAGCACGCCCAGGTGTGGATGGCCAGCCTCCAGTGCCAGCTCGTGGGCAGCCTGGCCATGCTGTCCTCCGAGGTGTCAGTCTTGCTGCTCACATATGTGACCCTGGAGAAATACTTCTCCATTGTTTTCCCATTCAGCCACTACAGAGCTGGCAAGAAACAGACCATCTCTATGCTGGTAATCATCTGGCTTCTGGGCTTATCTCTCAGCATCGTCCCCTTGTGGTGCAAGGACTCCTTTGGCAACTACTATGGGAGGAATGGGGTGTGTTTCCCATTGCAGTCCGACGTGAGTGAGAGGCCCAGCGCCAGGGGCTACTCCACTGGGATCTACCTGG GCTTGAATCTCGTGGCGTTCATCACCATAGTCTTTGCCTACACTAGCATGTTCTACTCCATCCACATCACTGCATCCAAAACAGCGGAAAGAAGCGTCTACTCCCGGGAAGTTGCCATCGCAAAGCGGTTCTTCTTCATTGTCTTCACTGATGCTCTCTGCTGGATACCCATATTCCTCCTCAAGTTGCTTTCCCTGCTCCAGGTGGAAATACCAg GTACCATCACCTCTTGGGTGGTCATTTTCATCCTGCCAATCAACAGTGCCCTGAATCCCATCCTCTACACCATCACCACTACCTCCTTCCAGGAAAAGGTCAAGGGGTGTTTGCAGACAAAGCAGTTGGAGCTGCAGGAGTCCCGGAAGAGCTTTACTCTGGTGACAACACAGGCCAGCAGTGCCTGA
- the LOC104145689 gene encoding relaxin receptor 1-like isoform X3 has protein sequence MKLLLSILPSLFYAATMDNSGWLQILGDMLASRNSRATADAELDACLLELVPERCRCRGRTVDCTARDLSTVPPASSNVTKMDLKKNKICSLLDNQFATFKSLEKLFLQNNKIRSISPKAFAGLFQLKMLFLSHNKITQLKPRLFEDLHRLEWLMLDNNRIARIAPAAFAGLTSLYFLYMLNNSLTKIPNASLCAEAPKLSWLELEGNRIRAVRRAVFQECRDFTVLVLRRNKIRWIQDGTFSKLNRLVELDLSANSLGELPPSLFQGLVGLQQLNISYNPLKQIFPGQFESLPQLRSLSLEGLEIPNIRNVTLQKLTNLSHIYFKKFQYCSYAPHVRSCKPNTDGISSFENLLANIILRVFVWVIACITCFGNLFVICMRSFIVTENSEHTMAIKSLCCADCLMGIYLFVIGAFDLKYSGEYNKHAQVWMASLQCQLVGSLAMLSSEVSVLLLTYVTLEKYFSIVFPFSHYRAGKKQTISMLVIIWLLGLSLSIVPLWCKDSFGNYYGRNGVCFPLQSDVSERPSARGYSTGIYLGLNLVAFITIVFAYTSMFYSIHITASKTAERSVYSREVAIAKRFFFIVFTDALCWIPIFLLKLLSLLQVEIPGTITSWVVIFILPINSALNPILYTITTTSFQEKVKGCLQTKQLELQESRKSFTLVTTQASSA, from the exons TGGACAACAGCGGCTGGCTGCAGATCCTGGGGGACATGCTGGCCTCGAGGAACAGCAGAGCGACGGCGGACGCGGAGCTGGACGCCTGCC TGCTGGAGCTGGTCCCGGAGCGGTGCCGCTGCCGGGGAAGGACGGTGGACTGCACGGCGCGGGACCTCAGCACCGTCCCGCCAGCCTCCTCCAACGTGACAAAGAT GgacctgaagaaaaataaaatttgttctcTGCTGGACAATCAGTTTGCTACGTTCAAGAGCCTGGAGAAACT CTTTTTGCAAAACAACAAGATCCGGTCAATCTCCCCCAAGGCCTTTGCTGGACTCTTTCAGCTTAAAATGTT GTTCCTCAGCCACAACAAGATCACCCAGCTGAAGCCCAGGCTTTTTGAGGACCTCCACCGCCTCGAGTGGCT GATGCTGGACAACAACCGGATCGCCCGGATCGCCCCGGCGGCCTTCGCGGGGCTGACGTCGCTCTACTTCTT GTACATGCTGAACAACTCGTTGACCAAGATCCCCAACGCCTCCCTGTGCGCCGAGGCGCCGAAGCTCAGCTGGCT GGAGCTGGAGGGGAACAGGATCCGGGCGGTGCGGAGGGCCGTGTTCCAGGAGTGCCGCGACTTCACGGTGCT GGTTCTGCGCAGAAACAAGATCAGGTGGATCCAGGACGGGACGTTTTCCAAGCTGAACCGGCTGGTGGAGCT AGACCTGTCGGCCAACAGCCTGGGCGAGCTGCCACCATCTCTCTTCCAGGGCCTGGTGGGCCTCCAGCAGCT gaaTATTTCCTACAACCCCTTGAAACAGATCTTCCCAGGCCAGTTTGAAAGCCTGCCCCAGCTGCGGTCCCT GAGCTTGGAAGGGCTGGAGATCCCCAACATCCGCAACGTGACCTTGCAGAAGCTCACCAACCTCTCCCACAT CTACTTCAAGAAGTTTCAGTACTGCAGCTACGCGCCCCACGTGCGCAGTTGCAAGCCCAACACGGACGGCATCTCCTCCTTTGAGAACCTCCTCGCCAACATCATCCTGCGGGTCTTCGTCTGGGTTATCGCCTGCATAACCTGTTTTGGGAACCTCTTTGTCATCTGCATGCGGTCCTTCATTGTCACAGAGAACAGCGAGCACACCATGGCCATCAAGTCCCTGTGCT GTGCAGACTGCCTCATGGGCATCTACCTCTTTGTCATTGGCGCCTTTGACCTCAAATACTCAGGCGAATACAACAAGCACGCCCAGGTGTGGATGGCCAGCCTCCAGTGCCAGCTCGTGGGCAGCCTGGCCATGCTGTCCTCCGAGGTGTCAGTCTTGCTGCTCACATATGTGACCCTGGAGAAATACTTCTCCATTGTTTTCCCATTCAGCCACTACAGAGCTGGCAAGAAACAGACCATCTCTATGCTGGTAATCATCTGGCTTCTGGGCTTATCTCTCAGCATCGTCCCCTTGTGGTGCAAGGACTCCTTTGGCAACTACTATGGGAGGAATGGGGTGTGTTTCCCATTGCAGTCCGACGTGAGTGAGAGGCCCAGCGCCAGGGGCTACTCCACTGGGATCTACCTGG GCTTGAATCTCGTGGCGTTCATCACCATAGTCTTTGCCTACACTAGCATGTTCTACTCCATCCACATCACTGCATCCAAAACAGCGGAAAGAAGCGTCTACTCCCGGGAAGTTGCCATCGCAAAGCGGTTCTTCTTCATTGTCTTCACTGATGCTCTCTGCTGGATACCCATATTCCTCCTCAAGTTGCTTTCCCTGCTCCAGGTGGAAATACCAg GTACCATCACCTCTTGGGTGGTCATTTTCATCCTGCCAATCAACAGTGCCCTGAATCCCATCCTCTACACCATCACCACTACCTCCTTCCAGGAAAAGGTCAAGGGGTGTTTGCAGACAAAGCAGTTGGAGCTGCAGGAGTCCCGGAAGAGCTTTACTCTGGTGACAACACAGGCCAGCAGTGCCTGA